A genomic region of Bombus pyrosoma isolate SC7728 linkage group LG6, ASM1482585v1, whole genome shotgun sequence contains the following coding sequences:
- the LOC122568409 gene encoding uncharacterized protein LOC122568409 yields the protein MYWAPVWADDLMARRRTTLLLRRLHRVIAVRVVRGYRAVSHASANVLAASPPWELRVLVLKKRYEQRRPWVPEVAEQAAPDDLGTAEEDAWDQWRSQLFNAAGELRAAAAVLPNWGTWRSRRGLPLTFIMTQILTGHGVFDEYQKKIGRETADICHHCGQDKDHHGAAYAGGLPGIGSAPLYPAASHRREAGALSDHSSDAERATGI from the coding sequence ATGTACTGGGCCCCGGTATGGGCGGACGATCTGATGGCGAGACGCCGCACCACCCTGCTTCTCAGGAGGCTGCACAGGGTAATTGCCGTCAGAGTCGTCAGAGGATACCGAGCAGTGTCGCACGCGTCGGCGAACGTTCTGGCCGCTTCTCCGCCGTGGGAACTCCGGGTGTTGGTGCTCAAGAAGAGGTATGAGCAAAGGAGACCGTGGGTCCCGGAAGTAGCCGAGCAGGCGGCTCCAGACGACCTAGGAACCGCCGAGGAGGACGCTTGGGACCAGTGGCGATCCCAGCTGTTCAATGCAGCAGGCGAACTCCGGGCCGCGGCGGCAGTTCTCCCAAATTGGGGGACATGGAGAAGCCGCCGCGGCCTCCCGCTCACTTTTATAATGACCCAGATACTCACAGGACACGGCGTGTTCGATGAGTACCAGAAGAAAATCGGACGGGAGACGGCGGACATCTGTCACCATTGCGGGCAAGACAAGGACCACCACGGCGCAGCATACGCTGGAGGCCTTCCCGGCATTGGATCTGCCCCGCTATACCCTGCGGCAAGTCATAGGCGAGAGGCTGGCGCCCTCAGCGATCATAGCAGCGATGCTGAGCGGGCCACAGGAATATGA